A stretch of Komagataella phaffii GS115 chromosome 2, complete sequence DNA encodes these proteins:
- a CDS encoding Protein that interacts with mitotic cyclin Clb2p, translated as MSSEKDIRKSLSQLANAPTPQNTPASVTGSYMKNQPPTIPSTISEENEELQRKLLGNPALLSMIQGKLDTLVGKSSGYVDKLPKSVKQRVAGLKAIQQKQFKIEAEFQSEILELEKKFYGKYAPLYEKRQKIISGEVQPTSDEIEEGKQLLESSTDKIEEISEVDEDEAAEEEIDINIRGIPSFWLTALENIPPIADSITDRDVEVLSKLSNIKLEYLDVPGFKLLFEFESNDFFENQVLTKTYYYQKELGYSGDFIYDHAEGSTIKWKDNDHNVTITVERRKQRNKHTKQVRTIEKLTPIDSFFNFFDPPRPPKSEETVSEVTKDEGAADVEDSGNDDGFEDVDEELEQRLALDYQLGELIKDKLIPRAIDWFTGDALQYEYADDDELDDEEFEEEEGDEEDEDDDSENDDDDESQPKSQPPECKQS; from the coding sequence ATGTCGTCCGAGAAAGATATCAGGAAGTCATTAAGTCAGTTGGCTAATGCCCCAACTCCTCAGAATACTCCTGCCTCGGTAACAGGTTCCTATATGAAGAATCAGCCTCCAACTATTCCATCCACAATCAGTGAGGAAAATGAGGagcttcaaagaaagttgCTGGGAAACCCAGCTCTTTTGTCGATGATTCAAGGAAAGCTTGATACCCTTGTAGGTAAAAGCTCAGGCTACGTTGACaagcttccaaaatctGTAAAGCAACGCGTTGCCGGACTGAAGGCTATTCAACAAAAGCAATTCAAGATCGAAGCCGAATTTCAAAGTGAGATCTTGGAGTTAGAGAAAAAGTTCTATGGTAAGTATGCTCCTCTGTATGAGAAGAGACAGAAAATCATTAGTGGAGAAGTGCAGCCAACCTCcgatgaaattgaagagggTAAACAATTACTGGAATCTTCCACTGATAAGATTGAGGAAATCTCAGAAgtagatgaagatgaggcCGCAGAAGAGGAGATCGATATCAACATCCGTGGTATTCCAAGTTTCTGGCTTACCGCTCTAGAGAATATTCCACCCATAGCCGATAGTATCACTGATCGTGATGTGGAAGTTCTTTCCAAGTTGAGTAACATTAAATTGGAGTACCTTGATGTTCCAGGtttcaaacttttgttcGAATTCGAATCCAAtgacttctttgaaaaccAAGTTTTGACCAAGACATATTACTACCAAAAGGAGCTAGGATATTCTGGTGACTTTATTTATGACCATGCCGAGGGTTCCACCATCAAATGGAAGGACAACGACCATAACGTGACCATAACCgtggaaagaagaaaacaaagaaataAACACACAAAGCAAGTCAGAACCATTGAGAAGCTTACACCTATAGattcatttttcaacttttttgacCCTCCAAGGCCTCCAAAATCTGAAGAAACTGTGAGTGAGGTAACTAAAGATGAAGGAGCAgctgatgttgaagataGTGGAAACGATGATGGATTCGAAGATGTAGATGAGGAATTAGAGCAAAGACTGGCCTTGGACTACCAATTGGGTGAGTTAATCAAAGACAAGTTGATCCCAAGAGCCATCGATTGGTTTACCGGTGATGCCTTACAGTACGAGTATGCAGACGACGATGAATTGGACGACGAAGAGTtcgaagaagaggagggagatgaagaagatgaagatgacgatTCTGAAaacgatgatgacgatgaatCCCAGCCCAAATCCCAGCCTCCAGAGTGCAAGCAAAGTTGA
- a CDS encoding mitochondrial 37S ribosomal protein RSM25, with amino-acid sequence MKIQQNAINILERTSNFLKSGVIKQQPAWYKVVGSIPPQVDLTRKAAVNQQNTTNFVSQPSTFKTRVNPRTIKNKLYRSQKLEFVEDELRALFYDQHPWERANPKLVVENANDIELFKLDWSNIRQLTKPFDGENVVQRTLYLVQNENLSILEAYDKARFEYYQVKMQLEAEDSISKEEATMYGAQFKESALEYGFQKEQEVIDQWKEEAEQQTELLQNKAAGVNNLEKDST; translated from the coding sequence ATGAAGATACAGCAGAATGCGATCAACATCCTTGAAAGGACTTCCAACTTCCTGAAAAGTGGAGTCATCAAACAACAGCCCGCTTGGTACAAAGTTGTGGGTAGCATTCCTCCCCAAGTGGATTTAACTAGAAAAGCTGCGGTCAATCAACAGAACACTACCAACTTTGTTTCACAGCCCTCCACCTTCAAAACTCGTGTTAATCCACGTACTATTAAAAATAAACTATACCGCTCACAGAAGTtggaatttgttgaagacgAATTACGAGCTCTATTCTACGATCAGCACCCATGGGAACGGGCCAATCCAAAACTCGTAGTAGAGAATGCAAATGATATCGAACTTTTTAAACTTGACTGGAGCAATATACGCCAACTAACGAAGCCATTTGATGGTGAAAATGTGGTGCAAAGGACTCTGTATCTCGTCCAGAATGAAAACCTCTCCATTTTAGAAGCCTACGACAAGGCTAGATTTGAATATTATCAGGTTAAAATGCAACTAGAAGCTGAAGATAGtatctccaaagaagaagctaCAATGTACGGTGCCCAATTCAAAGAGTCTGCTTTGGAATACGGGTTCCAGAAAGAACAGGAGGTCATAGATCAGTGGAAGGAAGAGGCTGAACAGCAAACTGAattgcttcaaaacaaaGCAGCAGGAGTTAACAACTTggaaaaagattcaacaTGA
- a CDS encoding JmjC domain family histone demethylase, with protein MLSEMPDLISAPILYPSTEQFNNPILYLSEPENVALGKKFGILKIVPPKNWKPPLSINMKTFKFITRLQRLSELNIKNRYKIEWLKGYNNYMKMNHKRVNKEGFVYISGKPVHLYDLYLDRCNLENYDQLNRQDLSNLKEYIGFLESKGYKNSEAAQDEKGSCGVCHLDDDPTRLLLCDECDTEIHMRCLDPPLLDIPEGLWFCDQCLNGGSASYGFEEDHDSVFTLAEFFQHCKGFERDYFLKYYEGFQPSKKELEAEFWRLVEDSDANVEVRYGADIHKNQPGEISGFPVHDPRNETKLEPSAESYCEHPFNLTNLPFAKGSLLRYIQDEKISGMTVPWIYVGSLFSTFCWHKEDHYTFSCNYCHIGSSKKWYGIPESDAKLFEDVFNKYVPDYFEKQPDLLHQLVSLLSPKQLKELSMKYFGKELQIVYADQNPNEFIITFPEVYHSGFNCGFNFNEAVNFTTPYWVPFGAKSISDYQLVQKENVFNYTNLMKKILNDFEHISTVEDLNAKELQYSFSCKDIAHGQYMNMVRRALEYYSKDWLAKKDKYNAISRKYKFIGTIPQDIFVKDKTRKRNNDLLCDKCKTSINFIWVELGVNPARAALLTPESTPNASYDRESEFRKIVEEAKSTPLGLGIKREADQQEHDSSEEKSKRRRSRRLAKEKGRDFEDHHQIPGKQTEEQKLVRMLLSTERNNKRRNGRIVLCLEDFTKFILESVNDSHAIIQRCLVVRDTQDDEEINKWIGNISTKITILETNS; from the coding sequence ATGCTTTCTGAAATGCCGGATCTTATCTCCGCTCCTATTTTATATCCGTCAACTGAACAGTTTAATAATCCTATTCTCTACTTGAGTGAGCCTGAGAATGTTGCTCtgggaaaaaaatttggtattttgaagatagtCCCCccaaagaactggaagCCGCCCTTGAGTATCAACATGAAAACTTTTAAATTTATTACGAGGCTTCAACGGTTGAGCGAGTTGAACATCAAGAATAGATACAAGATCGAATGGCTTAAAGGCTACAATAATTATATGAAAATGAATCATAAGAGAGTTAACAAGGAGGGATTTGTCTACATCTCTGGCAAACCTGTACATTTGTATGACTTGTATCTGGATAGGTGTAACCTAGAAAACTACGATCAGCTCAACCGTCAAGATTTGAGCAATCTGAAAGAATATATCGGCTTTTTGGAATCGAAGGGTTACAAAAATTCTGAGGCCGCCCAAGATGAAAAGGGGTCTTGTGGTGTTTGCCATTTGGATGATGATCCGACGAGGCTTCTTCTCTGTGATGAGTGTGATACCGAGATACATATGAGATGTCTCGATCCCCCCTTGTTGGATATTCCTGAAGGACTTTGGTTTTGTGATCAATGTTTGAACGGAGGTTCGGCATCttatggatttgaagaagaccaTGACTCTGTTTTCACACTGGCTGAGTTTTTTCAGCACTGTAAGGGGTTTGAAAGGGACTACTTTTTGAAGTATTATGAAGGTTTTCaaccttcaaagaaagaactggaGGCAGAGTTTTGGAGGCTTGTTGAGGACAGTGATGCTAATGTAGAGGTAAGGTACGGTGCAGATATTCACAAAAATCAACCTGGAGAAATTTCTGGATTTCCAGTACATGACCCTAGAAATGAAACAAAGCTGGAGCCTTCGGCTGAATCGTACTGCGAGCACCCATTTAATTTGACTAACCTTCCTTTTGCAAAAGGATCACTATTGAGATAcattcaagatgaaaaaatttcTGGAATGACTGTTCCCTGGATATACGTCGGATCTTTGTTTTCTACCTTCTGCTGGCATAAAGAGGATCATTACACTTTTTCCTGCAATTATTGTCATATTGGATCATCCAAGAAGTGGTACGGCATTCCAGAGAGCGATGCGAAGTTGTTTGAAGATGTGTTCAATAAGTATGTGCCAGACTATTTTGAGAAGCAACCAGATTTGTTGCACCAATTAGTATCTCTGCTATCACCTAAACAGCTAAAAGAGCTGTCCATGAAATACTTTGGCAAGGAACTGCAGATTGTTTATGCTGATCAGAATCCAAATGAATTCATAATAACATTTCCTGAAGTTTACCACAGTGGGTTCAACTGTGGATTTAACTTCAATGAGGCGGTCAACTTCACTACACCTTATTGGGTTCCTTTTGGAGCTAAATCTATCTCAGACTATCAACTTGTGCAAAAGGAGAATGTTTTTAATTATACCAATCtaatgaagaagattttgaatgatttcGAACACATTTCTACAGTTGAGGACCTAAATGCCAAGGAACTTCAGTACAGTTTTTCGTGCAAAGACATTGCCCATGGGCAATACATGAACATGGTGAGAAGAGCATTAGAGTACTATTCGAAAGATTGGTTGGCTAAGAAGGATAAGTACAATGCAATATCCAGAAAGTACAAGTTCATCGGAACTATTCCACAAGACATTTTTGTGAAAGATaagacaagaaaaagaaacaacgATCTTTTGTGCGACAAATGCAAAACTTCTATTAATTTTATTTGGGTAGAGTTGGGGGTAAATCCAGCACGAGCGGCCTTACTGACCCCAGAGTCTACTCCGAATGCAAGTTATGACAGAGAGTCTGAATTCAGaaagattgttgaagagGCCAAGTCAACACCGTTGGGACTAGGCATAAAGCGTGAAGCTGATCAACAGGAACATGATAGTAGTGAAGAAAAATcgaaaagaagaagatccagAAGGCTagccaaagaaaaaggacGAGACTTCGAAGACCACCACCAGATTCCGGGGAAGCAAacagaagaacaaaaattAGTGAGAATGCTGTTATCAActgaaagaaacaacaagagGAGGAATGGAAGAATAGTTCTTTGTCTGGAAGACTTTACGAAGTTCATATTAGAATCGGTGAATGACTCCCATGCCATCATACAGCGTTGTCTAGTTGTGCGGGACACCCAAGATGACGAAGAGATCAATAAATGGATCGGAAATATTTCCACGAAGATCaccattttggaaacaaacAGTTGA